One Nicotiana tabacum cultivar K326 chromosome 23, ASM71507v2, whole genome shotgun sequence genomic window, gtatacatatatgggtatgatgtggctcagtcccgtctttatacagttatatttctattagaggtctatagacagttatgtatagtcGGATAGTATgcggccttgtcggcttccaattttgggtatatagttgtctatagcagccctgccaactcatcccactgtattctgcatgtatatgtatcttttggacaggtttccctcacgtatgttattcatgtttatatcttaaacgCATGCTTAAGGATGTTCGACATGTAAGAttcgggcacccgtcgcggcccatcggtttgggtcgtgacaaccttgCCTCAGAAAGAGCAAGCCTAGTCTGCAGCATATTCCAGTTAAGGGTTATCTGGCATATGTGCTGAAAggaaaaatagataaattggagGCGAGAACGGATGTATGTGTGTTTGTGTGTTATCCAAAGGGATCGAAAGGTGGTTTATTCTATTGTcttaaagaaaagaaggtaattATTAGCACAAATGCCAAGTTTCTTGAAGAGGACTATTTGATGAACTATGTTACTAtaagtaaaattgttttataTGAACTAAGAAAAGGAATGAAAATTCAGTTTGAAAAACAATACGACCAGGTACAAACCCCGGAAGTCGAATTTGACATACCATTGCATTTTAGTAGAGGTAGAAATGTCAATAGACTTGATGTTATGCAAGAACAAGTGCCCAAAGTCATATTGCCACAAAGTTGTGGGAGTAATGTTGAGCAAACTGCACAACAAGATGAAGTCGTTGATATCCATGTAGATAACATGGAGACTCAGGTCCTTGATAATGATGCGGTTCAACCACAAGATCATAATCGTGTAGTTGTAACTAATGCAGTTCGTAGTCGTAGTGGGAGAGAAATAAGATAGTCAGTTCGTTATACGCTCTTCGGAGAATCATATGGTAGGATCCTTGAGGAGCCTAATACTGAACCTGTCAATTACGACCAAGCATTACAATATAATGATGTTGATAAGTGTGTTAGTGCTATGAAATCAGAGATGAGGTCTATGTACTCTAATCAAGTCTGGGATCTTGTAGAACTACCTAATGGGGTTAAACATATTGGATGTAAGTGGATCTATAAGAAAAAGATAGGTGTAGACAGAAAAGTGTAAACTTTTAAAGCAAGGCTTGTAGCGAAAGGGTTCACTCAGAAAGAAGGGATCGATTATGAGGAAACTTTTTTGCCGGTAGCCGTGCTTAAGTCTATTAGGATTCTTTTATCCAATGCTGCTTATTATGATTACGAGATTTGGTAAATGGATGTCAAGACAACTTTCCTCAATGGAAGTCTTCATAAATGCATCTATATGATGCAACAAGACAGTTTCGTGGAAAGTGGCAAGGGACGCATAATGTGTAGGCTTAAAAGGTCTATTTATAGACTGAAACAAGCATCTAGGGCATGAAACACTTATTTTGACAAGGTGATTAAAACTTTTAGTTTTGATCAATATCTTAACGAGTCTTGTGTATATAAGAAATGGAATGGGGATAAAGTGGCattttaaattttatatgtagATGACATATTGCTCGTAGGAAATAATATTGGGATGTTGGGTTCTGTTAAGGAATGGTTGTCCACATACTTCgatatgaaagatttgggagaagCGACTCATATCCTTGGGATCAAGCTCATGCGAGATCGCAAGGAAACAATATTAGGCTTTTCTCATGCTCTTTATATTGATACGGTACTTCCAGGTTTAGTATATAAGATTCTAAGAAAGAATTTCTTCCTTTCAGGCATGAAATTGCTCTATCTAAAAATCGGTCTCCTAAAACTGATGAAGAGATATAAAAGATGAAGATGCTCCCTTATGCATCTGTTGTTGGGAGTTTGATATATGCCATGTTATGCACTAGACCTGACATCTGCTTTGCCATAGTATTGTTATCATATTTCAATCTAATCTTGGGCGAGAGAATTGTACTACGGCTAAGCATATAATCAAGTACCTGAAAAGGACTGCTGATTATGTGCTAATCTACCATTCAGATGATCTTATACCCATTGGGTACACTTATTTGGATTTTTAATCTGATAGAGATTCTAGAAAGTATACCTCACGAAATATGTTTACTCTAGGAGGTGAAGCCATAAATTGGAGGAGAATCAAGCAATCTTGTGTTGTTGATTCCACCATGGAAGCCGAATATGTGGCAGCCTCTAAGGCGGCCAAAGAGACGGGTTGGCTCGGAAACTTCCTAAGAGATTTGGGTGTAGTTCCCTCAATTCAAGCACCAATTACACTTTACTATGATAATAGTGCAAATTCGAAGGAGCCACGAAGCCATAAATGAGAAAAGCACATTGAGCGTAgatatcatttaattcgtgacaTAGTGCAAAGAAGGGATGTAGTAGTCATCAAGATTGCGTCAGAGAACAACTTGGCAGACCCATTTACTAAGAGCTTACCACAGAAGACTTTTGATAGGCATGTATATGGAATGGGTGTTAAGATTATAGGcgcatggttatgagtctaagtgggagattgttagggtaTACTATAAACCAGGCGTTTTGTTATAgtattatttatgaaataattatttatttatttattcaattcaataaagttttattttaaatagatcatgtatttgtttatgtgtcctttgcttatatagtaaaTGATTTAGTGTaaagagtttagcttatacactaAAGATTAAATTATCGGTTCTTATAAGACATAAAGtttatgttcacaatctaatgatggaattggacaaaccatcagaaTGATTGTAgaacaagattaaatataatttatcttgattatagGATTGGTTTAATTctgacttcttgtgctagtacattttatatgtattgaacggatcgAGTAGATATAAGCATTTTATTccgacttaataaaataattctATAGTCCATTCagtgtacttatactcttaatcttgatataattattattagttgagTGTATCATTTattgttttaatttattaaaaggaGAGATTCTTTCGTTGGTCAATAAGCCTCGTAAATTGGACaataatgatatacattggcAAAATAATAATTAATCGATAGAATTCATATCTCGATTTTGATATTGATGATACTcgtttatgaaagcttataagttttcatgtgtaaacccaaCCAGTGGATTTTGTATctgacacatgaaataagttaagcaaaatcctaaaggaagtaatcaataaattaaattgtgagtaatttaatttgattgattagtatctgaaccttaacatggggagttaaataaggttttatgaaaaaaaattcgaaattgaactaaggaatgcaattacgaatttttaatGGAATAATAcgtaatttattatggtagatattaattttaaaattcgaaattaattccataatagagagccttgttaattaaattatgtggtccctactgtgactaaataatagaaaataaatgaaaCTTTTCcttggtggaaaagaaaacccaacaTGTGTTGGAAAAAGGCTTTTACCCTAAAAATGTGGCTATAAATACATGAGTATTTCCTCCATAAAGGCTAACCGTTTTTTTGGTGTAGTTTTCCCGGGAATTTCGCCCACCCAAAATTCACTCTTTCCGGATATTATTTAGGTAATACAATAGAAGACTGTGGGACGTTTTGTGGAGGTCGTGATCGTGTTGCTCTGGAACTGGAGACCgacaagattgatttaagattcaAAAGGTAACTCGAATAAATTACGTATGtgctaattatttaatttatacatGAATTCGATACCGGAATTACTTCGGCTACGTTATATAATGCAACAATCAGCATCTTCAACCTTTTATAAAGAATATTTCTTATAGTATTACTTTTTCCTATCTAATTTTTGCAATAGTTTAGGGGGTTACACGTGCCCGATAAAAATTAGTTTTATGAAAAAGTCTTATAAAGAAAAATGCACTATTCTGGATCTTTCTTGAAATTGAGTGTGTCAtatgacaagagtgggttgctctagtggtgagcaccatCCACTTCTAACCAAGAGGTTGTAGATTTGAgttaccccaagagcaaggtggggagttcttggaaggagggagctgagggtctatcggaaacagtctctctactccaGGTTAAggataaggtctgcatacacaatATCCTCTCCAGACTCTACTAGTaagattatactgagttgttgttgttgttgaaactcATATGAGATCCTAGTTCCCGATTGAGTTTACCTAATGTCTATCCATATAACTGAAATCCCAAACCCAATGCTTGCAAAGTGGGTCGCAATCCCACCTACGAGCTTTCGTTaatttattttctcctctttaCTATTCACGAGCTCGGTCCATCCCAAGACAATAAAACCTAAATTCAAATAATTCCAAAATCGaatcacacacacaaaaaaaaatcaagatattTCTTGTTTAAAGATATGTTCAAAAGCTCCACGTGTAAGAAACTGGATCACTTCTCCTAGCGAGCTTTCGCTTTACATATCCAGCTCACCAGCAGATTTCAGTGTCTCCAGTTACATCTGGAATCTTCCACCTTCACACCAGCAATATATACTATtctttcttattcatttttcaaTTTATGTGATCTTTTTTAGTCTTTCTAAATTaacatttatatatttttaaaataatttagttttaagatttttattttattttaacaaaataatctatatttaatataaatatatatgccTTATTTTAAACCCCTTGTGCTAATACCTTTTCAAGTCACATCTCAAAAAATCTTCAACCATCACACCAGCATTTTATAAGTAAGGAGTAATACTTTTTCAACTCAAACTATTTATTTCATAAGTTTCATTTTATATAATAGTGTGTAATTTTTCTTTATTAGCATGTTACGATAAGAATACTGTAacactttttatattttaaatattttattttgctcTATGACACACAGTTACGTGATATGTTTATGATCACAAGTACTAAATATACTTCTTATTTGTGCtaaaagtctttcttttgttcttaaaCATCATGTCCGGTTAAATACTTCACAGgtacaataattaataatttaaaatatttaaaaataataaccaaaCAAGAACTTTTTGATTCCCCAAATAGGAAAAGTACATCATAAAATGAAATAGAAACATTACTAATCCTATtgtggggagggtagtgtgtacgcagaccttatccctaccctggggtagagagactgcttccaatagaccatcggcatccttccctccaagaactccccaccttgctcttgggtgactcgaactcacaacctcttggttggaagtggaaggTGCTTGCCATCAAAGCAACCCACCTTATCAAAACTACATAAATATTATGATATATTTAAAATCACTAAGTgtcaattttatttttacaatACATTCGATGCTCAAAAACCTTGAGTAATCAAATGGAGTACATCGTATGGCTCTTTACTTGCGAATAAACCGGCTACCGGCCAAGACACATTACATCGCTTATAGTCAAGGTCTCAGCACGTATAACTACAAATTTTCTTTGCATATCTACACAAAATAAACTTCAAATGTTCTGCTTATAAATAGGGATCGAGCTGCCCATATCTGAGAGAACAACATAAGAGAGAAAATGGAGAAAGTAATATTAGGAGAAAGCTCAGTTTCATCAAATAGTAGTTCATTTACCAGTGCCACAACAATAACTGAAACTGGACATACTTTTATTCCTAAACGTTATGTCCTTCCACCATCCCAACGTCCTGATGGCACCTTAGACCTCTGTCCTTATACATTTTTGCCAATTGTGGATCTTTCCCTTCTTCGACCTCAGATAATAGAACAAGTATTGCTAGCTTGCAAGGACCTAGGTTTCTTCAAGGTACTCCATAATTTTGTCATGGACTTATGTTGCTTGGATCTTCCACGAAATGTCGCAACCGGTGTCGGATATATTACAGATTTAGAGGATTCGACGTTGACTTAGCAGCACCTTTGAACATAAATCATGTCCATATAACCCCATAGTCTCGCTCTACAATTTATATATCTCGtgcaaaatttcaactttccaCCCAATTTTGGTTAATTCTTTCACATTAATAAAATCTTTGGTtacgaagaagaaaaagaattgccAACGTCAATGATTTTAGCTAATATATACCTGGTTTAATAGGAAAGAAAATCGAAATTGCTTCTGCTATTAAATATGGACGTAAGGTATTAGCAGAAGGCATGCGTAATAAAACGTTAGGTTATGCTCTCTTTTCAGGTAGTTAATCATGGAATTCCACAGTCAGTCATGAAAGATGCCCTGGATGTTGCAAGTGAGTTCTTCGATTTACCAAATGAGGAGAAAATGAATCTCTACTCCACAAATGTTTACACACCGGTAAGATATGGTACAAGCATGAATCAATCCAAAGACAAAGCCTGCTTTTGGAGAGACTTCCTCAAGCACTATTCAAATCCAATTTCATCTTTTATCGACTTGTGGCCATCAAATCCAACATCTTACAAGTAATTACGCCTTAATGCTTTTTAATTTCTTTAACGATTTTTTTGGCTAGAGTTGCAATGTTTTCTTTCAAGTGGTTAAAGTAGTTTTTCACGCAGGAAGAAAATGGGAGACTATGCAAGGGAAGTACAAAAGTTACACGAACAGTTAATGGAAGTCGTACTCGAGAGCTTAGGACTAGACCCAAATTACTTGCATGAAGAAATTGCTCAAGGCTCTCAGGTCAGTGGCGAGGCATAATTAAGGAatgaatttttttcctttttacccgattaaaaaagaatttatgtcaaacaatttaactttgaactttttattttattcttaatgacATAATTATTGTAGGCACAAAAATATGCCATGTATGGCATATTTATTGACACAAGTACaaaaaatgactctttatttCTTAAACCCTGTGCATAGTCGCATACTCATGAAATGAAACAAATGgaatatatattaaatacttcattcgtttcaatttatgtgaacctttAGCTTTTCGAGAGTCAATTTGACTAATTTTGAAACTAAATTGAATTAGATTAACTatatattttaaagttaaaattcagATATTTAATAATTATACGAAAATTTCTGTGTTACAATTTTCCCATgtcaatataataaaaaatatagttTAAAATTTTGGTTAAAATTTACATAGTTAGAATCATGAAAAACAAAAATCGGGGGAGTATAATATTTCGAAGCCATACTTTCAAAGAAATCAATACCTTGAATCCATAAATACTAAATCATGAATCTACCTTTGTCTCAGGTCATGGCCATTAACTCCTATCCAACATGTCCAGAACCAGATTTGACACTTGGCTTGCCACCACACACAGATTTCGGTCTTTTAACCATCATTCTTCAGAATCATCTAGGGTTGCAAATAATGGACAAAAATGAAAAGTGGCATTCTGTTCCAGTCGTTGAAGGAGCCCTAATGGTTCAATTGGGAGATCAATTGGAAGTATTGAGCAATGGCATATACAAAAGAATTGTTCACAGAGCAATAGTTAATTCAGAGAAGCAGCGTATTTCAATTGCCAGCATCCATAGTCTGGCTTTAGAGAAAAAAATTGGACCCGCACCTGAGCTTGTCGACGAAAAAAATATGTTGTCCTATAGAGAAGGAAGCTTCAATGATTTCCTTGACCATATTTCTGGAGAAGATATCACCCAAAAAAATTACATagacaaactaaaaataaatcaaTGAAGATTATTTTGGTCTATGTAATGTTAAAGAAGATGATCATTAGGTTCTATATTTTCTAGGAGTCTTTTAGTCTAGTcagatatttatttttaattttaattggaATACCCAATtcttatttgggaccacatcatgaTGTCTAGTTTCTTAATCTTTATTATTTTGCTTGTTACATACACAGGCATGTTCCCAGTAGACATCTTCCTGTGTACATTTATCTAAAGTAAACACTTTGCAGTCGAACAAATTAAATACTATTGGTTCTCATAGTAGTTATATGTGGGAAGAAAGTAACTTTTGCCTTTGACAAAAAATTTGTCCTAAGTTAATCAGTCAAACGCATAACACATATGCACACAAGCCGGGGCGAATCTAGGTGAGCAGAAGGGGATTCAGTCCCCAAAAATTATACtgaatatatataattattttatttttcgtgtatatatatattagatgtaCGTTGAATCCCCTTACACTTCTTGTGTgtgtgttattttttttaattttttgaaccCCGTTGGTAAAAATTATGTTTCCGCCAGTGCACTCAAGCTCCTTCAAACTTAATTAACATTATCTGATTAGCAAAGATAGAAATTTTCTGGGAGGGTGTATATGTAATACTGCAATTTGTTGAActaaatttgattattttcacatAATAGTTAATTACTGAATTATGCTACTATATGCATAAGAATATGCAGTCACACTTTTACCAATTAAGCTGATAACTTGTCATGTTTTTCAACATAGAGCAGATTTTAGTATATATATTCAATGTATTGATTAGCTTTTTCACATAGATAATTTTCTTatgctttttcctttttttaaaa contains:
- the LOC107778838 gene encoding flavanone 3-dioxygenase 3-like, whose translation is MEKVILGESSVSSNSSSFTSATTITETGHTFIPKRYVLPPSQRPDGTLDLCPYTFLPIVDLSLLRPQIIEQVLLACKDLGFFKVVNHGIPQSVMKDALDVASEFFDLPNEEKMNLYSTNVYTPVRYGTSMNQSKDKACFWRDFLKHYSNPISSFIDLWPSNPTSYKKKMGDYAREVQKLHEQLMEVVLESLGLDPNYLHEEIAQGSQVMAINSYPTCPEPDLTLGLPPHTDFGLLTIILQNHLGLQIMDKNEKWHSVPVVEGALMVQLGDQLEVLSNGIYKRIVHRAIVNSEKQRISIASIHSLALEKKIGPAPELVDEKNMLSYREGSFNDFLDHISGEDITQKNYIDKLKINQ